A DNA window from Argopecten irradians isolate NY chromosome 10, Ai_NY, whole genome shotgun sequence contains the following coding sequences:
- the LOC138333498 gene encoding uncharacterized protein translates to MADVQLEVGRRAPSTSTRHSVQSSTTRGRRNSSEFDNVPNTLPNFSPITSRASSSPQTERYPSSFNSSYSEHDVCRICHGGNSCEMLLSPCYCTGSVGKIHLSCLQRWLGSSNKTKCEICDFQFTLERKPKPFKQFIANPGSARDKRNILCDIVCVSLLTPLTIITAWLCMSNAVRLNLSVWECAGLFSLAACLLIIFFVWTTICFRQNYNLWKDWSQFNQDVKLTCQPPPASQQTGQRSRVRGHTQLTSVEIPIYRRQHPHGQRSLLSAENLQVRDKDTTLPQMQNEVKGERSRNQCSASPKSGSSIRSFPDSIVVKNHTVNQENFAGMRIDTAVGRSSISPGCCSSTPCNDPKCLDNEGNRRKCFSPRPKYMMEEQIAQGQRSRSPSGNKNSVLNQCTDSMSPNFIMKQESFDRISSIRSNASSGGSSVIQTLPSLAGSSSRSIELFHQGHISRSVSNHPREMSASRDQATRQGGNADYYNPSGGSKTEGYETYV, encoded by the exons ATGGCTGACGTTCAG CTTGAAGTTGGTAGGAGGGCACCATCAACATCCACAAGACATAGTGTACAATCATCAACCACAAGAGGGAGAAGGAATTCATCTGAATTTGACAATGTGCCAAATACACTTCCAAACTTTTCACCCATCACCAGCAGGGCATCTTCCTCACCACAAACTGAAAGATACCCTTCAAGTTTTAATAG TTCCTACAGTGAGCATGATGTCTGTCGTATTTGCCATGGAGGCAATAGCTGTGAGATGTTGTTATCCCCCTGTTATTGTACAGGGTCTGTGGGTAAAATCCATCTGTCCTGTCTACAGCGATGGCTGGGCAGCTCTAACAAAACTAAATGTGAGATATGTGACTTCCAGTTTACACTGGAAAGGAAACCTAAACCATTCAAACAG TTTATAGCTAACCCTGGATCTGCCCGTGACAAGAGAAACATCTTGTGTGATATAGTATGCGTCTCCCTGCTCACTCCTCTCACCATCATCACCGCCTGGCTCTGCATGTCCAATGCTGTCCGCCTGAATCTCAGTGTATGGGAATGTGCTGGCCTCTTCTCTCTGGCCGCATGTCTCCTCATCATCTTCTTTGTCTGGACAACT ATTTGCTTCAGACAAAATTACAACTTATGGAAAGATTGGAGTCAGTTTAATCAGGATGTAAAGCTGACATGTCAACCTCCACCAGCTTCTCAGCAgacaggtcaaaggtcaagagTCAGGGGTCATACACAGTTGACATCTGTGGAAATCCcaatatacagacgtcaacATCCACATGGTCAAAGGTCACTGTTATCTGCAGAAAACCTGCAGGTTAGAGATAAAGACACAACCTTACCTCAAATGCAAAATGAGGTCAAAGGTGAGAGGTCAAGGAATCAGTGTTCAGCAAGTCCAAAGTCAGGCTCCAGTATAAGGTCATTTCCAGATTCAATAGTTGTTAAAAATCATACTGTGAACCAAGAGAACTTTGCTGGAATGAGAATAGACACTGCTGTTGGTCGAAGCTCAATTTCACCAGGCTGTTGTAGCTCAACACCATGTAATGATCCAAAGTGTCTGGACAATGAAGGGAACAGAAGAAAGTGCTTTAGTCCAAGACCCAAATACATGATGGAAGAACAAATCGCTCAGGgccaaaggtcaaggtcaccatcAGGCAACAAGAACAGTGTGCTCAACCAATGCACAGATTCAATGTCTCcaaattttataatgaaacaAGAGTCATTTGATCGAATTTCAAGTATAAGGAGCAATGCATCATCAGGTGGAAGTTCAGTAATTCAGACTCTGCCCTCACTAGCTGGttcaagttcaaggtcaatcGAGCTCTTTCACCAAGGTCACATTTCCAGGTCAGTAAGTAATCATCCCAGAGAGATGTCAGCATCTAGAGACCAGGCAACACGTCAAGGGGGAAATGCTGATTATTACAATCCATCAGGAGGGTCAAAAACAGAAGGATATGAAACTTATGTATGA
- the LOC138333499 gene encoding electron transfer flavoprotein subunit alpha, mitochondrial-like — MKMLSRCTSKSRFLYQANCLFQRNGSTLVIAEHDNEKLTPVTLNTITAAKKLGDVSCLVAGTQCAKVAEEVSKVNGVQKVLLADSDAFKGFLPESLTPLLMATQEQFKFSHILAGATAFGKSLIPRVAAKMDVSPISDIIGIKSEDTFIRTIYAGNAVQTVKSNDKVKLVSVRGTAFEAAETEGGSAASESAPSVDPNNAISEFVGQELSKSDRPELTSAGTVISGGRGMKNGDNFKLLYDLADNMNAAVGASRAAVDAGFVPNDMQIGQTGKIVAPNLYIAVGISGAIQHLAGMKDSKVIVAINKDPDAPIFQVADYGLVQDLFKAVPEMTEMTKK; from the exons ATGAAAATGTTGTCGAGATGCACCAGCAAATCACGGTTTTTGTACCAAGCG aACTGTTTATTCCAAAGAAATGGCAGCACATTGGTGATTGCTGAGCATGACAATGAAAAACTGACACCAGTTACCCTCAACACCATCACAGCAGCCAAGAAGTTAGGTGATGTGTCCTGTCTGGTGGCTGGCACACAGTGTGCTAAG GTAGCTGAAGAAGTGAGTAAAGTGAACGGTGTACAGAAGGTACTGCTGGCTGACAGTGATGCATTCAAGGGTTTTCTGCCAG AGTCATTGACTCCACTTCTGATGGCCACACAAGAACAGTTTAAATTCTCACACATATTAGCTGGAGCAACAGCTTTCGGAAAG AGTTTAATTCCAAGAGTTGCAGCAAAAATGGATGTCTCCCCAATATCTGATATTATTGGAATCAAAAGTGAAGATACATTTATTAGGACTATCTATGCAG GAAATGCAGTACAGACTGTGAAATCCAACGATAAGGTGAAACTTGTGTCTGTGAGGGGGACAGCATTTGAAGCTGCAGAGACAGAAGGAGGAAGTGCTGCTTCAGAAAGTG CTCCATCAGTTGACCCTAATAATGCTATCTCTGAGTTTGTTGGTCAAGAATTAAGTAAAAGTGATCGGCCAGAATTGACAAGTGCAGGAACAGTCATCTCAGGAG GTAGAGGAATGAAAAATGGTGACAATTTCAAACTTTTGTATGACCTTGCCGACAACATGAATGCCGCAGTTGGAGCTTCCCGAGCTGCTGTTGATGCTGGGTTCGTTCCTAATGACATGCAGATTGGACAGACTGGGAAAATCGTAGCTCCA AATTTGTACATCGCTGTCGGTATCTCTGGAGCTATTCAACATTTGGCAGGGATGAAAGACAGCAAAGTGATTGTTGCCATCAATAAAGACCCTGATGCTCCAATATTCCAGGTCGCTGATTATGGCCTTGTCCAGGATTTGTTCAAG GCTGTTCCAGAAATGACGGAGATGACAAAGAAGTGA
- the LOC138333500 gene encoding enhancer of mRNA-decapping protein 3-like, translated as MGSDFIGSIVSLDCGDSLGTYQGQLKSVNNRAQTLTIFKAYRNGLKCEVQNITLNASDIKELKILQSPTEAVAIVSKEATPSKLSPENSDGEGCPSPVKVCELPYTNGHSGQNGYTQQRPGSARDVNSNCYKNYGSGDRYSPRYSQQANNGTSQRHSPNVLTNGYTNGQAGGHRHTPPGEVRNVRFTPTKEESQMRPRRNSASDVRKKSTTPKKIESRNNRKQGMSREDCFSCPSDSVLQEFDFESNLALFDKKAVFEEIENTQPKSVNPSEPKKPTKYRCDENVLASEPVVLQQIKVPMGHSNTKQFVTDEGLVVPSVSYELRSRLFATAEKYGFKTDRQVEMVGRSASEMVLQLLGGSTRLNPKNGHQLPTVVVLCGPHIQGAQGVSCARQLSNHNVKVHLFVPSCVQMIRAMEDELSLFALCDAKRTSSPSDLPVGSVDMIINAMDSHEQTSLRDQAWYKLLECWVGQNRAPVLALDPPVNCGTVPFKWCLSISLPLPLLGNCAQVYLCDLGFPKKVFNEVGIRYISPFSHKFVVPLHLRA; from the exons ATGGGATCAGATTTCATTGGAAGTATTGTGTCTCTAGACTGCGGTGATAGCCTTGGGACTTACCAAGGTCAATTGAAGTCTGTCAATAACAGAGCACAAACACTTACTATATTTAAAGCTTATAGGAATGGACTGAAGTGTGAAGTACAGAATATCACTCTGAA TGCTTCAGACATCAAAGAACTAAAGATTCTGCAGTCACCCACAGAGGCTGTAGCTATTGTATCTAAAGAGGCTACGCCCTCTAAACTTTCCCCAGAAAATAGTGATGGTGAAGGTTGTCCATCCCCTGTAAAGGTGTGTGAGCTTCCTTATACCAATGGACACAGTGGCCAAAACGGCTACACTCAACAACGTCCTGGCTCAGCCAGAGACGTTAATAGCAATTGTTATAAAAACTATGGCAGTGGTGATAGATACAGTCCAAGGTACAGCCAGCAGGCAAACAATGGAACTAGTCAGAGACACTCGCCCAATGTGTTGACTAATGGTTACACTAACGGACAAGCTGGGGGACACAGACACACACCGCCAGGTGAAGTAAGAAATGTACGGTTCACTCCCACCAAGGAAGAGTCACAGATGAGGCCTAGAAGAAACTCGG CCTCAGATGTTCGCAAAAAGTCCACAACACCGAAGAAAATAGAGAGCCGTAACAACAGAAAACAGGGAATGTCTAGGGAGGACTGCTTCAGTTGTCCTAGTGACTCAGTGCTACAGGAGTTTGACTTTGAGTCTAACCTGGCTCTGTTTGATAAGAAGGCTGTGTTTGAGGAGATCGAGAATACACAGCCAAAGTCTGTCAACCCATCTGAACCAAAGAAGCCAACTAAATATAGATGTGATGAGAATGTTCTGGCTTCAGAACCGGTAGTGCTACAACAGATTAAAGTGCCCATGGGTCACAGCAACACCAAGCAGTTTGTTACTG ATGAAGGCTTGGTGGTGCCTAGTGTCTCCTACGAGCTGAGAAGCCGTCTTTTTGCGACAGCGGAAAAGTATGGATTTAAGACAGACCGTCAAGTAGAGATGGTAGGACGCTCTGCTAGTGAGATGGTACTACAGTTGCTTGGTGGATCAACcag GTTAAACCCTAAAAATGGCCACCAGTTACCCACGGTAGTAGTGCTGTGTGGGCCCCACATCCAGGGCGCCCAGGGAGTCAGCTGTGCCCGCCAGTTGTCCAACCACAATGTTAAGGTACATCTATTTGTACCGAGCTGCGTTCAAATGATCCGTGCCATGGAGGATGAGTTGTCGCTGTTCGCCTTGTGCGATGCTAAACGGACTTCGAGTCCATCAG ATCTTCCAGTTGGTTCTGTGGATATGATTATCAACGCCATGGACAGCCATGAACAGACCAGCCTGCGGGATCAGGCCTGGTACAAGTTATTGGAATGTTGGGTAGGACAGAACAGGGCGCCAGTGCTGGCACTGGACCCGCCTGTCAACTGTGGTACCGTCCCTTTTAAGTGGTGCCTCAGCATCTCCCTTCCACTCCCACTGCTCGGAAACTGTGCTCAGGTCTACCTCTGCGACCTCGGATTTCCAAAGAAAGTCTTCAATGAAGTTGGAATTCGCTACATCTCGCCATTCAGTCACAAGTTTGTTGTTCCTCTTCACCTCAGGGCGTAA